The DNA region TTGAACACACGGTGTTTTGTGAGGCGCCCATTCTCTAAAACTTAGGATGCCAACAGATTTCTTTGAAATACATTAGGTACAGCAGATCTTACCCTGCCGATCACTTCACTATGGCCGCCGGAAAAGAGAGTCCAGAAGTACTTCCGCTCACATTAGTGCGCCGGTGTTCTCGCGAGAACTTCTGAGCTGAACGAGAACAGAACGCTTGTTCAAATTATGAACAGCGACACTCAGCGGAGACTCAATAACAGTAGCGTCTCAGAATGGAGTATTattaagaaataaacatatcAGAGTGTCATTTCAAgaaagaaatatttcaaataaaatgagaaaagaaCTGAGAAAAATGCTACATATCTAATGGAATGTCCGTAACTGACAGGCTTTGCAGGAAAGTACAGGTAGAAACAACTGCAAGTGTGCTTAAAACTGAGAAGAGGAGGCACTCCTTGAACCCAAAGAGTAGGGGGAGTTTGGATAAGCTATCCAACCACGTTGCTGTAGttgatactctggcttctttcaagaaacagctggacaagTTTTTGAATCAATTAACTATTATTAAATGGGCTAGTTGGGGCTGAttagcctcctctcatttgtaactcttcTTTTGTTCTTCATGCTGTACGTACATTAACAGAGAAATAGCAATGTCTCAATGACTTTGGTCAGACTTCTACTAATAATTTCTTGCACGTTCATTAACTACTCAGACAGTTGTTAATGAATACATAAGAACATGCCCAACTTTTGTATCTATCACCATACAGGTGATATAGCGAGCaggtatatcaccctgcaacccacGACTTGCAgtccactggagctcagcaggtgtgagcctgggccatacctggataggagactcctgggaaagctaaagttgctgctggaagacttGTCAGTTGGACCAGTAGAGGGTGTgcgtcctaatgtcccagtatagttatggggacactacactgtaaaaaacaaagatgCCGTCCAAAGGACAAGATGTAAAATTGAGGTCCTgaccctctgtggtcattaaaaattgtaGGTTGTATGGTGAAAAAAGTAGggatgttaccccagtgtcctggcctttaccaatcacggccaCCTAATAATCAtaatctctgaattggcttcatctctctgttctcctccccacaggtAGCTGATATGTACTGAGCATtttggtgcactttggctgccatcacatcatccggGTAGGTGCTGCACATTGTGGTGGGGGGGCATTGCTGTATAGGATTAGCAGTATTAGCTGTATTTGGCCTTAGGTCTTAAGGCCAAAAGGTGTTTAGAGCAGTAATCTAAAAGTAATGACAGAGATAAAAAGtccctgatacagtatgtacaatcaCAATTCTTATAAAAACCGAAGGGAGGGACCACTGACTGCATAAGAGGCCTTTAGATTGAAGCTAGAAGAGAAGGTACATGGTCAGAAAATCATTGGATTTGAGATTTGATTAAAATCTAGGCATGTGACGTGTGAATACACCTATTATTGAGGTCATTCCTAGATACACTTGGAAGTAAAACAGAAGTGATCAACTAGGCAATTATCTTCTCGATAGCACACAGGGAAAGATATTACCATTCTGAATACACCAtttgcaagcaatgggcacaaggcaggatacaccctgtagaggacaccagtccatcacagggcagacacagacactcacaccaaagccaattttccctgaagccaacTATAACTTGATCAAAATAACCTACCACTGTGATTCTGGACCATGGGAGGAAACCTGCACACAAacatcagcagccatatcaccctgcaactcacaactagcaacccactgaagctaagcaggtgtgagcctggtcagtacctggatgggagacctcctgggaaaaactaaggttgctgctggaagaggtgttagtggggccagcagggggcgctcacctgacggggacactatactgtaaacaggcgccgtgcttcggatgagacgtaaaaccgaggtcctgactctctgtggtcattaaaaatcccagggtgcttctcgaaaagagtaggggtgtaaccccggtgtcctggccaaattttcaattggcccttactaatcatggcctcctaataatccccctctatgaattggctacattactctgctctcctccccactgatagctgatgtgtggtgagcgttctggcgcactatggctgccgtcgcatcatccaggtggatgctgcacattggtggtggtggaggggagtccccattacctgtaaagtgctttgagtggagtgtccagaaaagtgctatataagtgtaagcaattattattattattataacatacagactccacacagatagcacccaaggtCAAGAGTTAAACCCAAGGCCCCACTGCTGCAGTGCTGCAATGGTAACCACTGTGCCAGCATGCCACTCTAGTTAATTAATAACTACTTACATTTAAAGAGAGCTTTTTATCCTGAAGTATCCCTAATATACTTAATCGGATATCCTTGGCAACCCACGACAATGcacagcagccattctgcacaGCAGAGTAGGGGGGAGGAGAAATTTCTCCAATAAGGGGGTTAAGGTGAGACTTTAGAGAGGCAAGACTCTTCAAGCCCAGactggaatttagccaggacactggggttagcACCCCTGCTCTTATGAACTAACATTGGTTTATCATCTCATCCAACAAAGGCACCATCTACAGTAAAGTGTTCCTGTCTCCATTCTGCAGGGAATAGTTAAAAATAACCCTAAGGACAGAGGGGGAACCTACTCAGAACTTCTTTACCcacagggttgtgggagagtggaacaagctgcctatacacgttgttgaagctgatactctggcGTCTTCTAAAAATGGGtgaaatccttggatcaattaactactagggacaagtaacggtttattccatgctgaaaagagaagaaaagaaacacgatGTTtccgctgtggagccttcttcgggtggaCACCCCTGAAGACGGCACCATAGCCGAaatgtctggctttttttcttctcttttcagcatggaataaacctttccttgctgctctgcagcctacgcatgctgacgcagctctctACTTCAATTAACTACTGACAACCAAATGGGCTCGTTGAGCCAGAtagtctcctctcatttgtaacctttcttctgttcttatATTCATTGTAGAGCACAGGTTTGGCAAATCTAATGCCAAAAGTGACACCTACTTCTCCACCAACACTTTACTTTTGTTGTTCCTAGGAAGTCTCCAAGCCCACCACTGACCCCTTCTACGATCTGACATGGAAGGAGGTAATACTGCTGTCAACACAGATGGAGAGCTAGGCGTAGGGTGCAATCTTCACAAGTCTGACAGAACAGTGCTGTATTGGGGGAACAAAAAAAGTACATGAGCTGTATGAACACAAAATTGTATTCAGTGAATTTCACATTAAATTTACACTAAGAAAGCAGCAGAATCAAgaaacatcaaaacaaataaaacatcttATTGTTCCTTTTTAAGACCTTTGAGCTTtgaatgtctcttgcaaaattTTGCTTCTGCAAAGAATAAACGATTCTTATATTGTTTGATATAATCTAAAGAACAGACTTTTTCTGCACACATTATTGCGCGAAAACTAAAacccagaaaaacaaacaaaaatgtgaagccTGGTTTGTAATTGAAGGGTACTCTAACTCGAAGAAAACGTGGAACAGTGTTGGAATTCTCTGTCAGGTTGAACTAATAGTGAATGAGAACTCGCCTGCTGGTAAACATGGTAACTCAGAACCTGTCTCGAATTTTCCACTAAGGGGAAAGAAGGAAAGAATTGTTTCAAAGAGCCACGACCTCAGAATCTTGTCATGACCCGGTTTTTGCCGGAATATTTTGTTCACCCCCCCCACTTCCTCGCGCTTTTTTAGGGTTTAAAGCATTACTCATccactaagaaaaaaaaatgaattgtggGAACGGGTTTCTCAAAAACACTGTTCTCGTGCACTTGTTCAAAGCGAAATCTAAATATTGTATGACAGAATTTATTGCGGTCACCTGTGCGCTAGAGGgcttttttctctcttcagaATTATAAAAGTCCTGAGCATGCAAACAAGTCCTCCGAATATAAAAGAATCTGGGATCTTTAAGCAGGTGCTCTTTACAGCGCTGTGTCAACATTGGGCTCTCAAATGCGGATGTGCGGAGAGAAAAGAAACTTCGACAGGATTACAGAAATAAAACGCGCCTTGTGTTGCTCCGATAATGCGCTAAATTCCCTTCGAAAGGGCGTTTCCTGCGGTGTTATTTGCTCGTTCTGTGAGGCATTGTCTGAGCCCCGGAGTTTTAGATTTCATATTATGAGACATGCATTGAAGGAAAGACATAAAGAGAATGAAAGAAATTGCACAAAGAAAAGCGAACCTTAACCATACAAAAGCATGGGATACAAAGACCATACTAAACCAGCCACGATCagaacaatataaaatacaaaaatatacatatattgcTCTTTCattatgtaaatacatttaattatatatatatatcaaataaGAATTCTGTATATTTAgaggaaaataatatataaatatagcaCCCCCAGCGCGCACACACACGAAAACAAAAATCGTATTCTCCAACTTGATAATCAAATCTTCGCATTCCGAACATCTCACGACATATGACTCAATTCTGAGTATACctgtgtttgaaaacaaaagGATTGTATGAGACCTGATTAGTTATTGTAGTTTATTATCATTTATGATCATTTTGGATACTTTCGAACAGCTGCAAAGACTTCCAGTGGCTTTAAGGTATTTGCCAACATCTGTTCCTTTGAAAGACACGAGATAAATGTCTCtagttattacattttttaaagtgaaatacGTTGTTGTTATCGTTTTAATTCAGAGCATTTAGGCTGGCATGAGCGTTGTTCTTTGGACACTACCCAAAGGAGAAACATATAAAAGGATGTCAAAATGAATAAACGTTAACCGCAAAGCACAAAGCGTTTAATTATTAACTGCTGCCTGTGTTCTCATTGTGGGAAATAAGAAAGCTGTTCGCATCATTAAGGCGCTATAAAACTCCAGCTGCCTGCATGCCTTCGCCCGCTGGATTATAAAGAAACTGCACGGCCGTTACCTGAGGGTCTGGCGATGCTCACGAGAGTCGGTGTGTCAGAGCCCACGTGGTGAGGGGGATTAGATCTAAACTAGTTCAATTTACCTGCATCTTCATATCCACTTTCCGACACCAAGGTGTCTTTCACTGCATCGGCGCTCGGCGTTGCGGGTGGTGGAGCTCTCTGTTCCAGTCAGGCTTTTAGAATTCTGTCATCTAACCTAATGCAACTTTGCTTCGTCTACATTCGCCCTGTGCGTGCAGTTTCATTTAGTTTCCGTTTGCTCGGGGGAAAAAAGGCGCCCTAAGATGTCTTAAAAGAGGAAAAACACAGTAGAGTCCATGACTGAGCAATCGGTGTAACATCCGTCGATTCAATTTTTTTCCCGTCTGCGCTGAACTCTTGGTCCAGTTCAATGACTATGGCGAGAGCGTGCAAACCCATGGTAAGTGAGCTTTAATGGAGTTAGAACCGAGTTCTAACTGTATGACTGTATGCAAGTACGACGTTTCATTCATATTTGTCATTAAATGTCCGTGCTAATCTGAACAAAATGCGTAAAACGGACCGACCAATAAACAGGTGCATGTTTTGCTGAAGATGTGCGAAATTAAAATCATGATACTTCAATATTGGTAagtgcaggaaaaaaataatgtcaagTGTTTGAAACGCGAAAAATGGATGAAAATCAATCACGAAATAGAACTGAAACGAATCTGGGTGCCTGGATTTTAACATGTAACGTTCCTAAGGTGTTTGCTGCGCTTACATTGTTGCGAAATAGTGCATTTTAACAAGGGCACACTCATTATCCTTTTATTTTCGTGCAATGTTGTCACCTGCTGCAGATCCTCGTGgctgtgctgctgctgtttgTCGTGATGGCGACGGACACTGAATCGAGGGACAGGCGCAAAGACGAGCGAGGCGCGCGTCGGAAGAACGGCCGTTTGAGAAACAAGGGGAGCTCGGCGCGGCGCCACAACGGCACCTCGATGAACAGCTCCCCGGACCCGGTCCTGGTGACGGCGGAGGGGGAGAGCTCGCAGACCTGGGAGGAAGACTACGAGAAGAGCATCGGCGATATGGTGGCACAAGTGAGGAACAACTCGGCGCTGTCCAAGACCAAGTGCGCGGTGGATCGGCGCCTATGGATGTCCAACACCCGCAGCCTCTCTCCCTGGTCTTACAGGTCAGTAAATGCAGCCTGTGATGGCACTCGCTCTTCCGTTATATCTCTGCCTGGCTTGTTGCGCACGAAACCTCTTGGTACTGCCCGAAGAGgtattttaaagcttttctcCAACACAGGGTCATTATGAACAAACTACTGCAGAATATGGTTCATTAAACTCGACAATAAACTGGAGTTAATTCAAACTTTCAGCTGAAATTGAAACAGTTAATGACAGCTCCCGCTGATTTCTCAATACCTGTACTTATGTGTATTTGTGACCTGTTGCTACATTGTACCTTCCTCTAAACTTTAGTAACGACTTTTCAGCAAGCGTGGAACAACGTTTGCTCTAGGGCAGAAACAACAGCTTCAACAATCCTGGTCAGTTCCTTCAACTAACGGCAGGGAAGACCACCTCAAGAAtaggaacattttttttgctcttcACGTACTGTACCGCAATGAAACGCCTTAGATCAACGAGAACGTCCATCGCACCTCTTTGCATAAATCCAactattttctctcttttccgCCCCTCTCTCCCACCCGCACAAACCCAGCATTAACCACGACGAGAATCGGATTCCCGTCGACATTCCCGAAGCCCAGTGTTCCTGCTCGGGCTGCATCAACCCCTTCACCATGCAGGAGGACCGGACCATGACCAGCGTGCCCATCTACACCAAAATCCCGGTCAAGAGGCTACTGTGCGACACGAAGAGCAGGAAGCagaggaaaaagaagaagaactgCATCCCGGAGTACCGCACGGTGGTGGAGAACATCGCAGTGGGCTGCACCTGCATTCTCTGAGAGGGGAGACCGGCGCAGAGACATTCGAAGGTGAAGCGTGGGTGAGGCGTGAATCGCTCGCCCTCTCGTTTTCCTAacggaaaaaaaagacaacattcCTGTATCTTCTTCTACTGCTTTTAACTTTTGAGTGCCTCTGTGTGGTTCGGAAAACGGCCACTTGTTCCATGGTGTCCTTTCTGTATACATCTCACTTTTCCATATACAATCAACACTGTTAAAGGAGCGACTGCGTTTATAGACAACAGCTGCTTAATGAACAAAAAGAACACAGACTGTAGTCCGTAGTCCGTACCCCGACCCCTTCTCTTCCGACACACTCCTCTGCAGGCAACCCAATTTTCAGAGGAGGAAAGAGATTTCTCAATTGGGTTGAATGTCACAAAGATAACGAACGAGGAGGCCATTCTGCGTTTCTGACGTGCTTGGCTGCTAGGTCTTACTCAGCCATTGCTTGAGAGGAGTCAGGTTCTGGGCTTTGCCCATGCATGGTGGCTTTTTCCagtctcccaccaccctttgcgtAAATAAAAGTGCCGCCCGTCCTCAGCTTTACAGGACAATGACTGATGTCGGATGGCATTGCCAAACAATACACAGAACACCCTCTAGGGTTATCAACCAAAACATTTCAGTCCGGGTGTGTTAAAGTTAGAATAAATGTCACAGCCTATGTAATCTGCAAGATGGTTTTGGTATTTAATATAAGACTGAAATGATTCCACAGACTTAATTTCACACTTGTTTCATATGGCCGACTTGGTTCATGACTCTATTTTTCAAGGAAAATGTGCCTGATTACTATAAAAAGGCAGAATTTCAACATTCTGATACACTTTgatttattcaaatatttccCATGTCTCTATcgcagtgcagtggttagcactgttgCCCCCCTCAGTgttggggctctgggttcaattcctgtggtgttatctgtgtggagcttgtatgttctccccatgtttatgtgggtttctttgaagtgctctgtttttttcttaaaagtccaaagacatgctgggaggttaactgacttctgagaaaattggccctggggtGAGCGTGtgtatgttttgtctgtgtgcgctctgcaatggactggtgtcccgtccggggtgtatcctgccttgcacctgttgcttccCAGGATAAGCACCAGCTCCCCTGCAGCCCTGCACTGGATAGtggttagaaaaaggatgggTGTATGTCATATCAATTTGAATACCAGGTTTTAGTAAATCTGAGCGACTGAGTGTGCATCTGAGAGACCACAGGCATGGGGGAACCCGGTTCTCAAAATCAACAGGCTGGACAAGTTTTCAGGCTTTAAACAGCCAGCACTGGcggaaaacaaaatcttttgtTGAGCCTCTGCGTCCAGGTTCATCCTCCCAGCACTGGAATGGGAATCCACTTCAAACCACTGTTGTTCCTGGACTCCATCAAGGCCCTATTCCCCCCCTTCACCCCTAAACAGCCCCTGCCCTTCGTattctgcccccccccccccccgtagcTCCCACTGTGAGCCGAGCACTAGGGGTTCCTGGGAGACACTTAATGTTAAGTAAGAGAATCAGACCATTCTGGCAGTTAACTCGCAGAGTATTCACATGAAAACCTAAAGCTTTGATTACTGTTGAGGACTGGAAATGAACTAGCCTGAACTGGCTAGCAGGATATTTTCAAGGAGTTCTTGTGGTTTTGTCACGTCCTGGTCTTTGTTCACCACACAGATTGTAAACATTATTGAGACCTTCTGAGACTCTTGCACGACAAgtatttgtcctttttttttgtagagCAATTGCATTTCTTGCCCTGTGCTTGAACACTACAGAACAAATCCTGTCCAATATTAGAACAACCTTTCAATGGTACCTTCTGCTCAAAATGCCGACATCTGTGTTAtacaatgcaaaataaatggCAAAACTTCAAAACAGCTTTTGATATTTATTAAAGACCTTCTGGGGTGTCACTTCATTTGCAGAACATTCTCAAAGAATTTTGAATTCAGAAACCTACAGTAGTCACAATCAGTGCTGTAAATTaatcttttgaaataaaaaagactaACAGTCCTTTATCTCCTCCTTCAAAATCAAAAACGTTTTACAAAAATTCTTCAAACTCTCATTGTTTCATTTAGTATACTGCATGATACCATAATTAGGTCTGACAATCCACTGTCATACTTGGAATTATCTGtagaagaaaaaacatcttGTTAAAATGGAGTTTCCATG from Lepisosteus oculatus isolate fLepOcu1 chromosome 11, fLepOcu1.hap2, whole genome shotgun sequence includes:
- the LOC102695853 gene encoding interleukin-17B isoform X2; its protein translation is MATDTESRDRRKDERGARRKNGRLRNKGSSARRHNGTSMNSSPDPVLVTAEGESSQTWEEDYEKSIGDMVAQVRNNSALSKTKCAVDRRLWMSNTRSLSPWSYSINHDENRIPVDIPEAQCSCSGCINPFTMQEDRTMTSVPIYTKIPVKRLLCDTKSRKQRKKKKNCIPEYRTVVENIAVGCTCIL
- the LOC102695853 gene encoding interleukin-17B isoform X1, whose translation is MTMARACKPMILVAVLLLFVVMATDTESRDRRKDERGARRKNGRLRNKGSSARRHNGTSMNSSPDPVLVTAEGESSQTWEEDYEKSIGDMVAQVRNNSALSKTKCAVDRRLWMSNTRSLSPWSYSINHDENRIPVDIPEAQCSCSGCINPFTMQEDRTMTSVPIYTKIPVKRLLCDTKSRKQRKKKKNCIPEYRTVVENIAVGCTCIL